The following proteins are encoded in a genomic region of Candidatus Thorarchaeota archaeon:
- a CDS encoding isoprenylcysteine carboxylmethyltransferase family protein yields the protein MQDVLRIGFGVLVFGLQHSGLSALRIKHAIIDRFGKNGYHNIFTGTAILAFIFSFLMIGFWDWLYFIFRPESIQTPLFAAGIICGAIGLWLAKKASAVISVSTVADMRDDRTPELITEGLYGRVRHPLYLATLLFFSGFALLYPFLPVVIYSILMNTYLLIGAFLEERKLIIYYGEEYEQYKKKAGFILPRLDGNE from the coding sequence ATGCAAGATGTACTGAGAATCGGTTTTGGAGTGCTTGTTTTTGGTCTTCAACACAGTGGACTCTCAGCCTTGAGGATCAAGCATGCAATCATAGATCGGTTTGGAAAGAATGGATATCACAACATCTTCACAGGAACCGCAATTCTAGCGTTTATCTTCTCGTTCCTAATGATTGGATTTTGGGATTGGCTATACTTTATTTTTCGACCCGAGAGCATTCAAACCCCTCTTTTTGCTGCGGGGATTATCTGTGGAGCTATCGGTCTCTGGCTTGCCAAGAAAGCTTCAGCTGTGATTTCGGTGAGTACAGTAGCAGATATGCGGGATGATAGGACACCTGAGCTAATCACAGAGGGTCTTTATGGACGCGTTCGCCATCCACTCTACTTGGCTACACTTCTGTTCTTCTCAGGCTTTGCTTTGCTCTACCCATTTCTACCTGTGGTAATCTACTCAATACTGATGAACACCTACCTTCTTATTGGAGCGTTCTTGGAAGAACGGAAGCTCATCATCTATTACGGTGAAGAGTATGAACAATACAAAAAGAAGGCGGGATTCATTCTTCCTCGACTGGATGGAAATGAATAA